A single region of the Brassica rapa cultivar Chiifu-401-42 chromosome A03, CAAS_Brap_v3.01, whole genome shotgun sequence genome encodes:
- the LOC117132364 gene encoding uncharacterized protein LOC117132364: MPPRTRNPKALKASRGAATPSHSANVPSSYPWPNKAEGQPININDPLLLDYNCEGWDKESAARYNRLLAAEILPTRFAHAETLAALGLESDVFETLDVMGLAPLCYQAQVLYPDLVRQLLATAQITYQNPTAPTYENCYFSFMADGKFCSISLHDLNELLEIADTPREVSVDKKFAPANAFWDLIATGKFTSRKAYQSQIRNPTLRIIAKIVSNILFAKEHTSKVTNGELQVLYTGLEDEIRRDRVIPIQTVKTNPGFLLITMLSERKDSMVRTEDKKDRCGSVLTPLFKRFNIDLDSYTVVPELEYIDTAYLITCHILRDESTYKFTDKDGITLYCKLPLPGLTDFTTLDNIVFLPNAEHLCVDPRAPIPDENAAGDDVEDITPPADGAYDLEDLTDVTDDHAYRRWMVDSQKKNNSLMKRILRALTGGCIRGQDEHTTQGTRRPGKEPAGTSAREERLPRNRRTAGHSSSGDSD; encoded by the coding sequence ATGCCTCCAAGAACAAGGAACCCTAAAGCACTCAAGGCCTCTCGCGGAGCAGCCACGCCTTCTCACTCCGCGAACGTCCCTTCCTCCTACCCATGGCCGAACAAGGCTGAGGGTCAACCGATCAACATCAATGACCCACTACTCCTTGACTACAATTGTGAGGGGTGGGACAAGGAGTCCGCAGCAAGATACAACAGGCTTCTCGCAGCAGAGATCCTGCCCACACGATTTGCTCACGCGGAGACCTTAGCTGCTCTTGGTCTCGAGTCTGATGTGTTCGAGACGCTCGATGTCATGGGCCTCGCTCCTCTCTGCTACCAAGCCCAAGTTCTCTATCCAGATTTGGTTCGGCAATTGCTCGCAACAGCTCAGATTACTTACCAGAACCCAACTGCGCCAACATACGAGaactgctacttctccttcatggCTGACGGCAAGTTCTGCTCCATCTCTCTCCACGATCTAAACGAACTACTCGAGATCGCAGACACGCCAAGAGAGGTCTCAGTTGACAAAAAGTTCGCGCCAGCAAACGCCTTTTGGGATCTCATTGCGACAGGGAAGTTCACTTCTCGCAAGGCTTATCAGTCACAAATCCGAAACCCCACTCTGCGTATCATTGCCAAGATCGTCTCGAACATCCTATTCGCAAAGGAACACACCTCCAAGGTCACAAACGGAGAGCTGCAGGTTCTATACACCGGCctcgaggatgagatccgtAGAGACAGAGTCATACCGATACAGACTGTGAAAACAAACCCTGGATTCCTTCTCATCACGATGCTCTCTGAGCGCAAGGATTCCATGGTCCGAACGGAAGACAAGAAAGATCGCTGCGGCAGTGTTCTCACACCCTTGTTCAAACGCTTCAACATCGACCTGGATTCCTACACGGTTGTTCCTGAGCTTGAGTACATTGACACCGCCTATTTGATCACGTGCCACATCCTGCGCGACGAAAGCACATACAAGTTCACAGACAAGGACGGGATCACTCTCTACTGCAAGCTCCCTCTTCCAGGGTTAACAGATTTCACAACCTTGGATAACATAGTGTTCTTGCCAAACGCAGAACACTTGTGCGTCGACCCCCGAGCGCCAATTCCAGATGAGAATGCGGCAGGGGATGATGTGGAGGACATAACTCCACCTGCTGATGGTGCTTACGACCTAGAGGACCTCACGGATGTTACAGATGACCACGCCTACAGACGTTGGATGGTGGACTCCCAGAAGAAAAACAACAGCCTCATGAAGAGGATCCTCAGAGCACTCACTGGAGGCTGCATCAGAGGTCAGGATGAGCACACGACGCAAGGAACAAGGCGCCCAGGCAAAGAACCAGCGGGCACTTCAGCTAGAGAAGAGAGACTTCCGAGGAACCGGAGAACAGCCGGCCACTCCAGCAGCGGCGATTCAGACTGA
- the LOC117132974 gene encoding CDPK-related kinase 4-like, giving the protein MQPLAQKKLDFEKLCAAGVSVYQLEALEEWEQIAASAFENFEQEGHRIISVQELAGEMTLAPNAYPLLKDWIWSLDGKLSFLHGVIVRSSSSRPR; this is encoded by the exons ATGCAACCATTGGCACAAAAGAAACTGGACTTTGAAAAGTTATGTGCGGCTGGGGTCAGCGTTTACCAACTGGAGGCTCTTGAAGAATGGGAACAGATTGCAGCTTCAGCATTTGAGAACTTCGAGCAGGAAGGGCATAGAATCATATCCGTCCAAGAACTAGCCGGG GAGATGACTCTGGCACCAAATGCATATCCTCTGCTCAAGGATTGGATCTGGAGTTTGGATGGAAAGCTTAGTTTCTTGCATGGTGTGATCGTACGAAGCTCGAGCTCAAGACCTAGGTGA
- the LOC103856982 gene encoding heterogeneous nuclear ribonucleoprotein 1 has product MESDLGKLFIGGISWDTDEERLREYFTNYGDVVEAVIMRDRATGRARGFGFIVFADPNVAERVILEKHIIDGRTVEAKKAVPRDDHQQVMKRHTSPIHLMSPLHGGGNRTKKIFVGGLPSSITETEFKSYFDQFGTIADVVVMYDHNTQRPRGFGFITFDSDDAVDRVLHKTFHELNGKLVEVKRAVPKEVSPVSNIRSPLHGAGYGGIYGGGSNRMSVNNSYFNNFAPGSGYYNNLGGSVGGRFSPVIGSGRLNHELNLNLNPSYDGITFNRFPNNPYFSNASPNRYTSPIGQNRTESHYSSSNIDLWGNRTDNAGPGWNLNVSSGNNRGNWGLPSSAVGNDNNGYGRNFETGSGLSASPFEGSIGNLYRGGSVYSDSMWRQQQQQLPPQSSQEIDAFSYGYDIDNVGSDPSANDSEGYNVGNRQTNRGIEA; this is encoded by the exons ATGGAATCGGATCTAGGGAAGCTCTTCATTGGTGGGATATCATGGGACACAGATGAAGAAAGGCTAAGAGAGTATTTCACCAACTATGGAGATGTCGTTGAAGCTGTGATCATGAGAGACCGTGCCACGGGACGTGCACGTGGCTTCGGATTCATCGTCTTTGCTGATCCCAACGTTGCAGAGAGAGTCATCTTGGAGAAACACATCATCGATGGCCGCACG GTTGAGGCGAAGAAGGCTGTGCCACGAGATGATCATCAACAGGTGATGAAACGACACACTAGTCCTATACACCTTATGTCACCTCTCCATGGTGGTGGCAACAGGACAAAGAAGATCTTTGTAGGAGGTTTACCGTCTAGCATTACAGAAACGGAGTTCAAGAGCTACTTTGATCAGTTTGGTACAATTGCTGATGTTGTGGTGATGTATGACCACAACACGCAGAGGCCAAGAGGGTTTGGCTTTATCACATTTGACTCTGATGATGCTGTTGATAGAGTTCTCCACAAGACCTTCCATGAGCTCAATGGGAAGCTAGTTGAGGTCAAAAGAGCTGTCCCTAAGGAGGTTTCGCCGGTTTCGAACATCCGAAGCCCGCTTCATGGTGCTGGTTATGGTGGCATCTATGGAGGTGGGTCTAATAGGATGTCTGTTAATAATAGCTACTTCAACAACTTTGCTCCCGGTTCTGGTTATTACAACAATCTAGGAGGCTCTGTTGGTGGTCGGTTTAGTCCTGTTATTGGTAGTGGTAGATTGAATCATGAGTTGAACTTGAACTTGAATCCAAGCTATGATGGGATAACGTTTAACCGGTTCCCTAACAACCCTTACTTCAGCAACGCTTCTCCAAACCGTTACACCTCTCCAATTGGACAGAACAGAACCGAGTCTCATTACAGTTCTAGCAACATAGACTTGTGGGGGAACAGAACTGACAATGCAGGACCCGGATGGAACTTAAATGTGTCTAGTGGAAACAACAGAGGGAACTGGGGACTTCCTTCTTCTGCTGTTGGTAATGATAACAATGGTTATGGAAGAAACTTTGAGACAGGCTCTGGACTTTCCGCTTCCCCTTTTGAAGGTTCTATAGGAAACTTGTACAGAGGCGGTTCGGTTTACAGTGACTCAATGTGGCGgcaacagcagcagcagctaCCGCCACAGTCTTCTCAGGAGATAGACGCTTTCTCTTACGGTTATGATATTGACAATGTAGGCTCAGACCCATCCGCAAATGACTCAGAAGGTTACAATGTTGGAAATAGACAAACTAATAGAG GTATTGAGGCATAG
- the LOC103856983 gene encoding uncharacterized protein LOC103856983 — MDSPQSVVSPFKTGESENDNSASVQSSRNQSNSIKSNGKDSISCGQQELVGGTLEVYVHQARDIHNICIYHKQDVYAKLCLTSHPEKSVSTKIINGGGRNPVFDDKVKLDVRALDASLKCEIYMMSRVKNYLEDQLLGFTLVPMSELLFKNGKLEKEFSLSSTDLYHSPAGFVQLSLSYNGSYPEVMAFPSSVSGDDQSGKNQEGSESVPDELEKIEFPDPNVANENEKMVSEYFEMSSSTIESETSDSLVTSDTEKHVMKQDSPESSNATNGDASPHASAHSATETPNHEHLSLVNSKADSQEESESEASAETSEEKIVRPIISVRKVETESKVVQQDIVDMYMKSMQQFTDSLAKMKLPLDIDSPAKSEDSSSDVSQKLPTPKSKNGSRVFYGSRAFF; from the coding sequence ATGGACTCCCCACAATCAGTTGTTTCACCATTCAAGACTGGTGAGTCCGAGAATGACAACTCAGCTTCTGTGCAGAGCTCTAGAAACCAATCAAACAGCATCAAATCCAATGGAAAAGATTCCATCAGCTGCGGCCAACAAGAACTTGTTGGTGGTACTCTTGAGGTTTATGTGCATCAAGCAAGAGACATCCACAACATCTGTATCTACCACAAGCAAGACGTGTACGCCAAGCTTTGCCTCACAAGTCATCCTGAAAAGTCTGTCTCCACCAAGATCATCAACGGAGGTGGGAGGaatcctgtttttgatgacaaaGTGAAGCTTGACGTCAGGGCTTTGGACGCTTCCCTCAAGTGTGAGATTTACATGATGAGTAGGGTGAAGAATTATCTTGAAGACCAGCTTCTTGGTTTTACTTTGGTTCCTATGTCTGAACTGCTCTTCAAGAATGGGAAACTTGAGAAAGAGTTCTCTCTTTCTTCCACTGATCTGTACCATTCTCCTGCTGGTTTTGTTCAGTTGTCTCTCTCCTACAATGGTTCCTACCCTGAAGTGATGGCTTTTCCCTCATCTGTTTCTGGTGATGATCAAAGTGGCAAGAATCAAGAAGGGTCTGAATCAGTTCCGGATGAGTTGGAGAAGATAGAGTTTCCTGATCCTAATGTTGCAAATGAAAACGAGAAGATGGTTTCTGAGTATTTTGAGATGTCCTCTTCCACTATTGAGTCAGAAACTTCAGACAGCTTGGTTACTTCTGATACTGAGAAACATGTAATGAAGCAAGATTCACCTGAGAGCAGCAATGCAACAAATGGAGACGCTTCTCCTCACGCTTCAGCTCACTCAGCCACAGAAACACCAAACCATGAGCATCTCTCTCTTGTGAACTccaaagcggattctcaggagGAGTCAGAGAGTGAGGCTTCAGCTGAGACATCTGAGGAGAAGATTGTGAGACCCATCATCAGTGTGAGGAAGGTTGAGACAGAGTCAAAGGTGGTGCAGCAGGATATAGTGGACATGTACATGAAAAGCATGCAACAGTTTACTGATTCACTGGCTAAGATGAAGCTTCCTCTGGACATTGATAGCCCAGCAAAGTCAGAGGATTCAAGCTCTGATGTTTCTCAGAAGCTGCCAACACCAAAGAGCAAGAATGGATCTCGTGTGTTCTACGGAAGCAGGGCTTTCTTCTGA